ACTTCCATTTACATAAAATAATGTGTTGCCGATAATGGGATAGAGATATTGTCTCTACTTAAAGGACCCCCTTATTTTTTTAGCATATGTTTATAAAATAAGGATATTATCCAGGTAAcctataaataatataaaaaccTGAGGTCAGAGAGATCATTTTACACTTTGTCATGTCTCGTCAATTAAAATAGTAATAAAATTAGATTATTTCCCAATTCGTGACACGCACAAAAGTTCAAGTATTAGCCCCTTTACAATCCGTGTTATACAGCGCCTGGAATCGAAGAGATTGAGaaagtcaacacacacacacacacgtgtatatattaTACAATTTAGTGTTCTTTTataccaggggaggccaactagagtactcaagggccaccaacaggtcttcgggttatccctgcttcagcacaggtggtggctcagtcattctgactgagccacctgtgctgaagcagggatatcctgaagacctgacatgttggtggcccttgaggactgaagttagcCACACCTGTTTTATACAGTAAGTGCATATTCATGGTCATGTGACCAACAGCTGACCCACCCACTTGAAGGTCATTGTTGACCATTGACAGTCAAGATAATGAAACAGGGCGGCAGGACTGAAACCCAATCATTGGGGCTTCAGAagtggataaaaaatatatatttataaaaataaatcaaGCAGAATGTTTACAATCTGAGCATGGGATTGTGACGGAGCAGATAAAATCAGGGGTGTAGGGAACagtcagggccgtcttaacagcattataggcccccgggcaaagcagtgcactgggccctgcaaaatgtctctcgcgaacgcagacatgccaactctccgctataagtcgtaatttttctcctaccgagttagcgggagatttgaatgttgaggcgggtgatcggaaaattagtgttaaattctggtctgtgcatagattagcatggggcccctatgctcatgggccccccgggcaactgcccagcgtgcccatgcgttaagacagcACTGGGTACACTATATATCTGGTACACTGCAAAGGAGAACAAAAAACTGCTTGTGAAGTGGATTTTGCATGTAGTTTACCTTAATTCAGAGGGTCAGAGAGGAGCCTGGAATATCGGGGCTTTAGAATTTGCCAAGTGTGCCGCCCCTGGATTAGGCGTGTGCCGCCCCTGGATTAGGCGTGTGCCGCCCCTGGATTAGGCGTGTGCCGCCCCTGGATTAGGCGTGGGCCTGACGCTTTGCTACCGCACACGCGGAGCACCTCTGATCAGGGACTTGTTACTCACAAAACAATGTCGTTTTTCTGCCTTATTTTGGGAAGAGCTCCTATTATATATTTCAATAAATAGTTTtaaagttaatgaaataaataataagcGCATCGTGCGGCACGACTACAGGCTTGTTAGACAGAGGTGGTGAGGAGCAAGTTGCCAGAAAGAACAAACAGATTCGGGAAGGCTATTCCTCACCATGTTCCAGCTGTAAAAATGCACAAAATTGATCAAAGAATATTCTTCTTCTGCATTAAGTACAGTCCAGTGGTCAGATGTTTTTGTTCCTATCCTGTTCAGGTTGTGCTCCGTTCCACTGAGATATCCTCTGCATTAAATAGCAGCTTTATTTCTTTGATTTTTGCAGCACTTTTGCAGTTGGGGGACCTTTGTTCATGCCCCATCCTGCACGTAACTAAACCAAGGGTAGTAGTAGCACATTTTGCAGCATCAGCATGGAGAAAACCATCATTGCAGCTGACCCCAGAGCTCCAGCAACTTCATCCTGTCCGCAGGCGGAGTTGCGAAGTAGAGAGTCTGTTCCGCAGAGTATCTCTCCTCCGCCGGCAGCACATCGCGGTACTTCCCATCCCGCCAGCGGAAGTTGAAGTCCTCCAGCAGCTGGATCCTCGCCTCTCGGGAGGGCACGCAGTCTATGGGAAGGATCTGCTCCAAGCCGGGAGCACGGAGCTCCGCAAACACCAGCACAGCACGAATAGCAAACCACCCGCCAAACCGGGCGTGAATACACACACCGAACAGCTTCTGcaacagacagaaagacagacagctACTTCCCCCTGCAGAGCAATCAGATCATATTGGAAACCCGGCCAAGGCCGTAGCTACAGCCCGGGTGAAACCCAGGGGCCCGCGCTCTTGGGGGGCctgcacttgtgctgaagcagggatattcggaaaacctaacctgttgatggcccttgaggactgaagttgggaaCCCCTGCTTTATAGTAATGTATGTTAGCGATTTTGTATGCACAGCACCCACGCTCAAAAATATAATTCCTGCACTCCTGGCTCAGATATAAGAAAGGAAAGAAGGTGCCCGTGTAGTACAACCTCAGTAAGATACAACTGTAATAAAGTGATGGTCATCGCGTGTTCATCAGAATCAACTTAAATAATCTTTTATGTCTCTATAGGACAGTCTGCCCATCTGGGGAAACATTTCTCTGTAGCCAAAACATGCTTTACTGCGAACATCTAGCAAAGAAAGTGAGCAtctatatacaggaccagcacagcCCTCTCTGGCATCACTTTGCCTTGAGGTCCATGCCCTGGTAATCTGACCATCTTGATGTTATTTATGGCTGTTTTTCCCCCCTACAATGAAAGAGCCACATCCAATCCTTGTTCACCTGCTGAATCATGATGACAATGCACCTTTGTGGCTTGAGCTGTTTAGAAGTTACAAGGGAGACACCTTGTGGACAGTTTTGACAATTGCAGGTGGCGATTCTGATGTAAAAAGATTTAAATTACCGACTGCGTTTTCCTACACTCTTGTACTGTAACTGGTCACTCGGCAGACAGATACTCATCCGGTTTTGATTTTCCTTAGTTTTTATTCAGTGGAGACATTGTGCTCCAGCTCTAAAATCTCCCTGTTAACCTTAATATTCATTAAGTGTGTTTTACTGAGCAAAGACAAAATGTAGATCTATAAAAGTAAATATTATACATAACTAAAGTTCTGCACATATTGTGAGCACTCCCTGCAAGAAAGTGTCTGGGTAATAATGATAGTGAGCCTTGGAGATGCCAAGAAAGTATGATTTATTTCCTGTaaataacattatttttattgtccTCAAATTTGTACTTTTAATCTTGTCTGCTACTTACTGATTTCCCCTTATATCTCTATGCCAATATGACAGTGCGACAATTAGTTTCAAGAAAATGTGCATTAACAATTCTTATCGTGAAAGATTACTTAAaaattgtaataaataaataaaaaacacattctgGTCAGGTACTATATGTTAAATCTGCATTTAAACTGTTACACACGTCACTGCCATGAATTCACTTTGGTCCAAGAAGGGATTGCCCAGTTAGGCAGTGGTCATCAGTGGGAATGTTGGGGTAGAATTAAAAATACGACATCTTTGGGGCAAGAATCCTTAAACTTCGCTGTTTTATTTGCAGGTGTTTGCAAAGAAACCCCTAATCCGGGGGCTCTCAAATCGTCaagaccccccctctcccaacaggtcaggtgtccagaatatcccagcttcagcacaggtggctcaatcaaacactgagccacctgtgctgaaacagtgatatcctgaacacctgaccagTCCATGATACAGCCCCTCCCAACCAGCTCACCTTTTCCCCCCAGGGATCCTGCAGGACGTCCTTCCTCTGATAATAATACGCGGCCCCAGACACATGCGCAGCTGTCTGCATCAGGATCTTGGGCCGGCGGTTGGGATGAAGTTCGTAGTCATAGATAACATCTACTTTGTGAGAGGGGAACCGCTGCGGGGAAAGTATATTATTTTACTTGTAGATAGCTCCGGCTGTATCTACAACCACTCGCACAATGTAAAATGAATGGGAATGAGGATACACCACAGCCGTGGAATTCACTATCAGACCTGCACCTACGAACTACATAGGGTGACAATAAGTAACGAATACATTCACTATCTATCATGGAAGAGTATTCCCGCAGAGACACACATGCTGTGCTTCTGTTAGTACAGTGGATTCCATGTTTATGACATTGTTACATTGTCACTTTGCTGCTACAGTACAATGTGGTTTATTTTCTGCTGATATATACCACACATCTGACTTGGCTGTTGCAACTTCCCAAAACAGTGCTTCCCAACCTGGGGGTCCAGACTTTGGTTATCTTGCTTTGTGCGCAGAACACAGAACGTGGATCCCAAATGCCCAAACTATTGCTTTCAATAGGGCAAGTTAAAAATACTGTTGTTACTTGTCGTAAAGAGGACCCTTCAACTCACGATAAACAGCGAGAGAAGGGATCCCTACCGTGCAGTTAGCCATCTATGGCCTAACCCTATACCCACAAAACGTGCCAAGCTTCAACACATCCAAATGAAGGGGAGTAAAAGCGGGCAAAGGTTTAGCACCattttgtgaatctgggcctatgTAGGGTGTTACTTTCCATCAAAGTAATGTCACCTTTTATCCCATCATCATGGTTTGGATCATTGATGGTTTTCCCATGCTCATGGTTTGCTGCTCATAATGCAATCCTGGGGAAACATCTGCATGTTTATTGCATTTATCTGctgttatttgttttcctttttttgcaTTACTATGGGGCCTAAACTTTTTGTTTATGCCGGTCATACCTAAAACATACCTCATATTCCAGTGTTGGTCCttacagcacaaaaaaaaaaaaaggggggggttgaTATGATTAAGGGGTTTAATAATGCTCTACATACAAGAATTAGTACAGCCCTCAAAAAAGGTACATTATGGCTCTTCTAAGAGTTCTCTATAGGTGCCTAGGAGTAGAAAGGCCACAAGCTTATTGCCATGTAATTTACATAAATCTATACACATTTGAGGTGATGGAAATGCCTGCTGCTGTAACAATCCTCACCTCCTTTGCTAGCATCATATGGTAGGAGACACACTCATCAATAGGGTCTCGAAGTTTCTGCAACTTGTGTTGGCCAAGAAAGGGCTTAAAAGCTCTCTCAAACATTGATGGGATACTCAGGACAACGAAAGCCAGTGTGTCTTCTGGGTAGTTAAGGTGGAAGGCTGGCTGCAGAACTGCATTGTAGCGACCGACCTGCAACAAGATGTGAGTAACCTGTGTGAGACACAGGAGCAGCACCAAAGGCGAAACAATAACGTGCCAATGCAAACTATTTGTGTCTCTTAAAATGTGACTAAACATTTTACACAGTGCGGCCTCAAATCACAATAAGCAGGTAAACTGTGCAGACTAGGTGAGTCAAGAGGTTCTAAATGCAGTCACTTTCAGGAGGTATACTCAAATGATACAGTCCTTTACCTGGAACCCCCATCCTatataccagtggttcccaactccagtccccaggaACTGTGAACAGGATAagatcatttatttataacacgccaacatattccgtagcacagtacaatagggttggaggacgaaAGACAATCAAATATCAAACATTAACATttattacagtaggtaaggagggtccTGCCCCCAGTAGCTTATAATAGttttgatggagccacctgtgctgaagcagttcaATCCTTAAAGCGTTGATCTGTTGGAGGGCATTAAGGACAGGAGTGGGAAACCCCTGCTATGCACGGTTTGGGACCTCAATATCATGATAATAATATCTGGACTCTCTGATCCCACTGCAACAACCTAGTTgctaaaaaaaagtgcaaaaataCAGCAGCATAATTGATTGTGGCGTAAGTAGTACTAGGGAGTTCCAAGCCAACTCCCAAACATGGAATATCTAaagcacacaaaaagaaaaactAAGATTGTAATCTCAAAAACGGCTAGACATAATAGTATACAGAGCCACCAGATGAGGGatcatcgccatgacaacgctgCAGCCAAGTAAAGCTATATACAATGTCCCAGTATTGTTCCTATTGTATTCCTATATACCTGGGACATTATTACTGCAAACGTGCCAGGTGGCTGGTTATCCTCCAGTTCCCACACTGAGCTGAAGCAGAAACGATCTACAATACCTGGAAGGGATAGACCTCAAACCCAAATGGCAACAAGGCATCTTGCAAATCTTCTTGCAGCTCCACGTGTGTCACCATGACAGCTGTCAGGCCCCCCCTCACAGCTTCACTCCTTCCGGCCCCGCGCGGTGGgatatgggagttgtagttctgaaGGAATAGGTTTGCGCCATGACGCTCCTTGAAGCGCAGTGCGCACCGGGAGGTGTAGTTTTCTAGGTATTAACGGCTGCTGTGCCGGAGCGTGtcggaaactacaactcccaggattCCTTTCGCGGGGCCGTTAAACGGCACGGGACGCCTAGTAACTGGGAGACGGTTTGAATAATCCGGAGCGGAGGAAAGAGCTAGAAGCTGCGGGTGAGAGATACATTAATGTCATTATATCTAACACcccatatactgtgtgtatatatatatcatataaaagaCCTGGGAGTGCCTGGCTTTCAGGGAAAAGGGTGCCCTTTAGTTGTGTATcatcattttatatatttttcgctCAATCCCTATGAACATTCGCACTATTGTAGGTCTGTTCTGTtgattaacactatataagaagcgCAATGTAGACAAGCAACTGATGTTAAGTAAATTTATGTCACTGTAATGTGGCAACAAGTCGCAGGGAGGTTCATGGTCATTCAACGAGAAATAGGAGATTTTCCTTTGTAGCGCGGAAAAGTGTTACGCTTATAGTGTCGGTGACGCCACGCTGCGGTCGCtgcaaaaatcaaattgagatgatttCCAGCGATCGTGAATAAGGCGTCGCGCGACGCTTacaataagcgcacgcgacggcggcaatgcatttgttttgacgcgtataagcgcagccttaaactgttgtaatctaatctgagacactaaaattactataaagtttgagaTCAAAGTATGGTTAAAAATGTCCGCCTGCTAAAACGCCCGCCCGAAGACGAGAACGCCACCGTGTGATTGCATCATCGATAGCGCTGCTCCCACTTCTAAACGATACATTGTATTGCAAattagttttttttcagccttccTCCTGGTGACCATCCTTTATTAGCAAACATTTTATGTCAGTGTTTTGGACCATAATTCATGCTCTGCCTCAAGCACTTTGTGACATGTTTACCTTCTTCACTAAACACCATTTTGCAACTACGCACTGgatgaggtcatcacgccgtcaccaattccaaagaatatttatatgtttattaataTATTCTTAGATGTAGTAATCTGCTGTGACAGACCTATAAATGCTCAGATTTTCATGAAAATGtagtgatttttctgcaagataaATTAAGTGGTCCGatctatactgtgtatatataaacttcagtggtttccaacttttttttggttaaggaaccctatgtgaaattctgaggaacctcaAATCTAtataatagcatgtctgagatcaggtgcattgtaaggaaccccaaccctctctaatagcacgtctgagatcaggtgcattgtaaggaaccccaaccctctctaatagcacgtctgatatcaggtgcattgtaaggaaccccaaccctctctaatagcacgtctgagatcaggtgcattgtaaggaaccccaaccctctctaatggcgtgtctgagatcagatgcattgtaaggagccccaaccctctctaatagcacgtctgagatcaggtgcattgtaaggaaccccaaccctctctaatagcacgtctgagatcaggtgcattgtaaggaaccccaaccctctctaatagcacgtctgagatcaggtgcattgtaaggaaccccaaccctctctaatagcgtgtctgagatcaggtgcattgtaaggaaccccaaccctctctaatggcgtgtctgagatcagatgcattgtaaggagccccaaccctctctaatagcacgtctgagatcagatgcattgtaaattcttctgttttcggtacaattttaaaatgacctgaaaattacagggaacccttttggaatgcccggggaacccaagggttccttggaaccctggttgaaaaacactgatctattTACATTGCTCTGGACAACCCAGGCACCAAACGGACTGCAGTGTGCCTGACTGGATATGTTTCTATTGTATGAAATACTACAACACTGTATACTAAACTAACACAGGGTTCCTTTTTTACATGCTGTGAGCAATGAGCCTTTCCTCCCCTATTAATGCTGTTGCACTCCAGTGATGTAGATTTCCTGGAAGTGTTAAAAAGGAAAGTGTGTCCGTCTCCCTGTGCAAGACTGGGGCAAAAAACACCGGATtcatcaaagaaaaaaatatattgcaatcggttgctttttttcccctcaagtttttatgtatttgtatttCTCATATTTGCAGCCGGGAGATTCCAATAAAGCGATCCCGACGTTTTTGCTGCCTAGTGATTTATTGTGTGTTATATAATTTGTACGGATAAATGAAGTCCTTTAGCCCCAGAGGATCCAGCAACGTGTTGCGTGGTAGTTACAATTATAAAtgtattacagtatttattttcttCGTGACCGTGAAATATCTGCTTGTTTTTTCCAGGCATCGACTCATCCAGGCAAGCGGCAGAACCATGAACTGGGACACGCAGCTGGACTCCATACTGACAGCAACAGACAGCAACATGGCTAAAATCAAGGTCCGAAGCTAAGGGGCATCAGTGCCCGGTGCAAAAAGAAAGGCCATAGTgactgtatgtttgtgtgtgacgTAAATCACAGGGTGGGTCAGTTGCAAATGTGAAATAAATAAGCACATGGATGATGCACATTGTCTCACATTTGCTTGTGTTGTGTATCTTTGTATGTTCTGAAATAGATTAAGCAACCTCAGACTAATGACACCACGTTTATTGACAATTTAGCAATGTATTAATATGCAGTAATTACACAGTGAGTATAAATATAGGGGCAATACGGCTTTAATTTATATTGGTTGTATTGGCAAATATATACTAAACTAATCAGGTGCCTCTCTTAATATTTCCATACGTAGTGCCCACCCCTACTTATAACAGAAAATAATCTTATTTTAACGTCTTGCA
Above is a genomic segment from Ascaphus truei isolate aAscTru1 chromosome 10, aAscTru1.hap1, whole genome shotgun sequence containing:
- the MMACHC gene encoding cyanocobalamin reductase / alkylcobalamin dealkylase, with translation MVTHVELQEDLQDALLPFGFEVYPFQVGRYNAVLQPAFHLNYPEDTLAFVVLSIPSMFERAFKPFLGQHKLQKLRDPIDECVSYHMMLAKERFPSHKVDVIYDYELHPNRRPKILMQTAAHVSGAAYYYQRKDVLQDPWGEKKLFGVCIHARFGGWFAIRAVLVFAELRAPGLEQILPIDCVPSREARIQLLEDFNFRWRDGKYRDVLPAEERYSAEQTLYFATPPADRMKLLELWGQLQ